A window of the Streptomyces sp. NBC_00454 genome harbors these coding sequences:
- a CDS encoding ACP S-malonyltransferase produces the protein MRKLDMTQASNLLTRTEPPADLATTAVLAPGQGAQKPGMLVPWLSPDAEAQLERWSQICGLDLLRLGTTAEAGELVDTAIAQPLIVATALIGFHRLQSTGTLSSDTVVVGHSVGELAAAAVAGVISAEDAIALAAVRGKAMAVACGLEPTGMAAVLGGDPVEVCDRIVELGLTPANRNGAGQIVAAGRSAALNELSAAPPKGARVVALKVAGAFHTPFMKPAQEALAAAAGNIATHDPIRPLLSNSDGRPVRSGADALARIVAQLTAPVRWDLCMAAMSEARVSVVVELPPAGALTGLVRRELPDAVRHPLKTPESLDALLEAGSEVAR, from the coding sequence ATGCGAAAGCTCGATATGACCCAAGCATCGAACCTGCTCACCCGTACGGAACCACCGGCCGACTTAGCTACGACGGCCGTCCTGGCACCGGGACAAGGCGCGCAGAAACCCGGCATGCTCGTGCCCTGGCTGTCCCCGGACGCAGAGGCCCAGCTCGAACGCTGGTCGCAGATATGCGGCTTGGACCTGCTCCGGCTGGGGACCACTGCCGAAGCGGGCGAACTCGTCGATACGGCGATCGCGCAACCGCTGATCGTCGCCACCGCCCTGATCGGCTTCCACCGCCTGCAGTCCACCGGAACCCTCTCGTCCGATACCGTCGTGGTCGGGCACTCGGTCGGCGAGTTGGCCGCCGCTGCCGTCGCCGGGGTGATCTCGGCCGAGGACGCCATCGCTCTCGCCGCGGTCCGCGGCAAGGCCATGGCCGTGGCCTGCGGACTGGAACCGACCGGTATGGCCGCCGTCCTGGGCGGGGATCCGGTCGAGGTGTGCGATCGGATCGTCGAACTCGGCCTGACCCCGGCCAATCGCAACGGAGCCGGGCAGATCGTCGCCGCCGGCCGATCCGCCGCCCTGAACGAACTCTCCGCCGCTCCGCCCAAGGGTGCGAGGGTCGTCGCCCTGAAGGTCGCGGGCGCCTTCCACACCCCTTTCATGAAGCCCGCGCAGGAGGCCCTCGCGGCCGCCGCCGGGAACATCGCCACCCACGATCCGATCCGGCCCCTGCTGTCGAATTCCGATGGCCGGCCGGTCCGCTCGGGCGCTGACGCGCTCGCCAGGATCGTCGCGCAACTCACCGCACCGGTGCGCTGGGACCTGTGCATGGCGGCCATGAGCGAGGCCCGGGTGTCCGTCGTGGTCGAACTTCCTCCGGCCGGTGCGCTGACCGGTCTCGTGCGACGCGAACTCCCCGATGCCGTACGCCATCCGCTGAAGACGCCGGAGAGCCTGGAC